The genomic region ataaattaaagaactcATTAAAGTTAAACTTAGGACAAGCTTCCTACCAGAAGACGATACATCAGCAGGCCTAGACCTTTTACCCTTCACTGCTGGTTGTGTGACATTCAAAGCAGTAGAAGCTACAAAAGGCTCTATCTCCCAGCAAGAAACCCTATCTGGCCTTGGAATTGTTGCTGGTTCATCCCATTGAACctaaatagcaataaaaaaaaatcataaataagctAAAACGGATGCATAGAATTCATTCAAGAGTAAAAGGGTTTTTAGATGGGTTGTTCAGAATAAAGTTCAACCTTCAATGAGCGCCACTGTGAATTTGACCATCCTGCAGACACGTCTCCAACCCCAACAATAGTACCTGAAAACCTGACCAAATAATTGCACGGTAATTAAATACAACTTGCAGGGAAGGTGACATTTTGACCATAATAGTAATTGTTTACATGAATACCTTCTCTCAGGTGAGTCATCTCCCTCGAATCTCATCTTGAATCGCATGCcgagtgaaaacttattgttgacTGCCTCTAGATATTTGTTCAAACCAACAATAAACTGGCTAGTCCTGAATGGATCAAAAGACATGTTTAAGGGCAAAGTTACACAAATTGTTGGACTATAAGCTATTGACATGACATCTACAttacatcaaattaattttttttttacaaaccttGGCTTGTAATAAACCAAAAACATGGTACGAGTCATGACAGCATGGGAAGCAGTGGCAAGCACTCCAAGATGCATGCTCTGGCTTGATATCACAGATGAAGGCATAGGACTCTGCTGCCGCGCTAAACGTCTAACTCCAACTCTCAATTGCCCATGCTCTCCCCTGCATCAATCAAATGCAACCTTTGTAGGAGGTCCTAAATAAAAACAGGAAATTATACAAAgcatcaaaatttgattttcaataCCTTAAAAACACAAAAGCATCTCCAGCAACCAATCTTTTAGATGCAACAAATGTACTCCAGCCAGTTGTAAGTAAGTGCCTCCTTGGTTGACCTTATCACATTAGTGAAAGGGATAAGCAAAATTTGcagtaaaaaataagatatgagTACTATGTCTCTAGCATTCCTCATTTGATGCAAATCacaattttcattcattcaaaattTGAACATGCAACTAAAGTTTACTAATATCAAAACCAGTTTACCCCTATATATATGCTTAAACTTCCACTCAAATCCATGAAGATCCTTTGCTGCCAACTCCTGAGTAGGGGTTGCTTGAGTCATGTCCtacaatatataaatacataacatttaaaattcaggaaaatttgatttctttttattattattcagaCCTCTACATTCACCCATTCAGTCTCAGTTAAAGGAAGCTCAAAAGGGCTAAATACCAATGCAGGCAGGCACTCAGTAGCATGCTTCCGCAAAACTGAAAATCCTCCATGTGTGCTAGTATCAGAGGCAGTTAATATCTTGCAAAATGAGTGAAACTTCTGTTTTGGGGGCTCAGAAATATTTGGATCAGGATTTGTAGGCTCAGTTTGCTGTATAaaccacacacacataaaaaaaCAGATTATTTCAAAAAACTGTTATGCTTACAAGTGTTAACCCCAGTTAATTTCTCAACCTAAAATCTATTTCTTTGGcacgaagtttttttttcttctgataaTAAAGCAGAATGAGACAGAAGCAGACCAATAATGAGGGGAAACTCTATTCAGAAAATGTGACTCAATAACAAAACAGATGGACAAGACTAAACCATAAAAGGATAGGAGACACATATATTCTCACATCTGATTCTGGAAGCAAAGCGATGCAAGCATAAACCTCATCAGTGTCTTGTTCCGCctacaaaaaaattaaccaaGATTCCATCATAACTACATGTGAACCGTCACTTCagccaaaaagaaaaggaacaaGGAAAAAACAACAGCAAAGAGGAACAAAAACAACAGTACCAACAACTGAATGTTCACAACACGGCAAAAAATCTTGGCCGGGAGATTGAAATGGGGAATTTCCTGGTTCAATTCCTGATCCGTAGATGCTTGCAACTGtacaaaagcaaaagaaaaaaaaaaagaaaaacaacccAGAAGGCCTTAAAGTTTTCGTATGCAAGTACAacaaggaaagaaaaacaaccACAACCCCAAAaacagcaacaaaaaaaaaaaacaaaaacaaagaaaagaagaaccatatgcatacttgttCCATGTGACCCTGAGGGAAGTAGAAAACTCTGTCTCCAGTACGAGGAACATCCACCAATGGCCCTGCACACAGCTTCCATAGCTCTCTATAGAGATCATCATCCTTCAAACCTgccacaaaacaaaaacaaaacagaacCAAGTGAGAAGagaacaaacaagaaaacaagctCAATGCCCCTGCATGGTCTCTGAGAAAGTTAACAACTTTACTCAACCCCACTTTCCCCAATCTTCACAAGGGAAAAGGGTCATTCACACACCCCTcaaaatttcatcattaaaaaaaacaaaaacatgagcAATTGCTAAATAAACACAAGCATTTCCCTTTTATGCCTCAACGTTCTCAGTGACCAAACAAGGTAATAATAATCCAACATGAAATTCCAACCACAACAAACCCATTTGATTGACCTTTTTCCGGTAGAGAAGTTCCACTACTCCCAGGGCCCCCAAGATTACAACACCCCAGATGTGCCATTCAACAGCAAACAAAACCACACAACAGAAAGACAAAGCCAACACAACAGAAAGCTCCTTTCACCAACCAGACATGACAGTTAAATGTGTGTAGTAGACGAAGTAGTAGCAATGATAATTCCAAACTacaaaaatgctttttttttctctttctattctgtaacaaccaccaccaccaactcCCTTGAATTATAGCATTCGGTTACAGAAAACATGTTGCGGTGGCTCCTCTAGTttgcttgtgtgtgtgtgtgtgttttgctTTGTTTGTTGTTTGTCTTGGCGTTGTGGTGACCAAGAATCAAAGGGCACTTTTTTCCTTCACTTTGAAGCTCTTTTTGAAAAGCTTGTGAGTTTCTGAAAGCCGTTCCCGTTTCTGggtctttctcttccttttgaTGCTGTCGTTGTCGTTGATGGTTTCCCCCAAAAGACCACCTCAATCCACGATACCAACTTGCCAACGTTGTTGCTTCCTCATATCACAATGCACTCTTCACTTCAgtgctctctctctttctctctctctctctcagttTGAGAAGTTAATCACTCATTTCCCTTTACACTACTCTACTCTAGTCTATAGATTCAGCTTAGCCTACTGCAACTTATTCTCTCAAACTCATTGGCCACTATTTAAAcacactttcttttttattattaaataaactcTGTTATCTAATGTTTCatttaatactattattttttaataaaacatttaatgttTCA from Glycine soja cultivar W05 chromosome 16, ASM419377v2, whole genome shotgun sequence harbors:
- the LOC114390710 gene encoding auxin response factor 9-like isoform X1, with the translated sequence MAHLGCCNLGGPGSSGTSLPEKGLKDDDLYRELWKLCAGPLVDVPRTGDRVFYFPQGHMEQLQASTDQELNQEIPHFNLPAKIFCRVVNIQLLAEQDTDEVYACIALLPESDQTEPTNPDPNISEPPKQKFHSFCKILTASDTSTHGGFSVLRKHATECLPALDMTQATPTQELAAKDLHGFEWKFKHIYRGQPRRHLLTTGWSTFVASKRLVAGDAFVFLRGEHGQLRVGVRRLARQQSPMPSSVISSQSMHLGVLATASHAVMTRTMFLVYYKPRTSQFIVGLNKYLEAVNNKFSLGMRFKMRFEGDDSPERRFSGTIVGVGDVSAGWSNSQWRSLKVQWDEPATIPRPDRVSCWEIEPFVASTALNVTQPAVKGKRSRPADVSSSGRKLVLSLTLMSSLIYYLRYYFDIFNSAASGFWYHGSSNELSQLGAATAEVQSKENQVVPCSLRQKDIINSNPIDANNSSISSRVRMEGVWPSSPHLNVTPNLFSDPNNNSVLARSPISGYLNVPSRSSDGPTCEHVEDGKKIENSLDCWLFGVNLTNNCSNVIITTPSERELRGPISSSVAPSGPKESIPAAACETERVQTPNYSLSNKGQKQIISEASPNEWQNKQATVPSMRTRTKVQMQGVAVGRAFDLTTLSGYDDLIEELEKLFEIRGELHSQDKWAVTFTDDENDMMLVGDDPWPEFCNMVKRIFICSREDLKKMKCCKLPASSSEVEEVLLSPDSQNRDETQQSHMP
- the LOC114390710 gene encoding auxin response factor 18-like isoform X3; this encodes MAHLGCCNLGGPGSSGTSLPEKGLKDDDLYRELWKLCAGPLVDVPRTGDRVFYFPQGHMEQLQASTDQELNQEIPHFNLPAKIFCRVVNIQLLAEQDTDEVYACIALLPESDQTEPTNPDPNISEPPKQKFHSFCKILTASDTSTHGGFSVLRKHATECLPALDMTQATPTQELAAKDLHGFEWKFKHIYRGQPRRHLLTTGWSTFVASKRLVAGDAFVFLRGEHGQLRVGVRRLARQQSPMPSSVISSQSMHLGVLATASHAVMTRTMFLVYYKPRTSQFIVGLNKYLEAVNNKFSLGMRFKMRFEGDDSPERRFSGTIVGVGDVSAGWSNSQWRSLKVQWDEPATIPRPDRVSCWEIEPFVASTALNVTQPAVKGKRSRPADVSSSGFWYHGSSNELSQLGAATAEVQSKENQVVPCSLRQKDIINSNPIDANNSSISSRVRMEGVWPSSPHLNVTPNLFSDPNNNSVLARSPISGYLNVPSRSSDGPTCEHVEDGKKIENSLDCWLFGVNLTNNCSNVIITTPSERELRGPISSSVAPSGPKESIPAAACETERVQTPNYSLSNKGQKQIISEASPNEWQNKQATVPSMRTRTKVQMQGVAVGRAFDLTTLSGYDDLIEELEKLFEIRGELHSQDKWAVTFTDDENDMMLVGDDPWPEFCNMVKRIFICSREDLKKMKCCKLPASSSEVEEVLLSPDSQNRDETQQSHMP
- the LOC114390710 gene encoding auxin response factor 18-like isoform X2, with translation MAHLGCCNLGGPGSSGTSLPEKGLKDDDLYRELWKLCAGPLVDVPRTGDRVFYFPQGHMEQLQASTDQELNQEIPHFNLPAKIFCRVVNIQLLAEQDTDEVYACIALLPESDQTEPTNPDPNISEPPKQKFHSFCKILTASDTSTHGGFSVLRKHATECLPALDMTQATPTQELAAKDLHGFEWKFKHIYRGQPRRHLLTTGWSTFVASKRLVAGDAFVFLRGEHGQLRVGVRRLARQQSPMPSSVISSQSMHLGVLATASHAVMTRTMFLVYYKPRTSQFIVGLNKYLEAVNNKFSLGMRFKMRFEGDDSPERRFSGTIVGVGDVSAGWSNSQWRSLKVQWDEPATIPRPDRVSCWEIEPFVASTALNVTQPAVKGKRSRPADVSSSAASGFWYHGSSNELSQLGAATAEVQSKENQVVPCSLRQKDIINSNPIDANNSSISSRVRMEGVWPSSPHLNVTPNLFSDPNNNSVLARSPISGYLNVPSRSSDGPTCEHVEDGKKIENSLDCWLFGVNLTNNCSNVIITTPSERELRGPISSSVAPSGPKESIPAAACETERVQTPNYSLSNKGQKQIISEASPNEWQNKQATVPSMRTRTKVQMQGVAVGRAFDLTTLSGYDDLIEELEKLFEIRGELHSQDKWAVTFTDDENDMMLVGDDPWPEFCNMVKRIFICSREDLKKMKCCKLPASSSEVEEVLLSPDSQNRDETQQSHMP